The Desulfonatronum sp. SC1 genome window below encodes:
- a CDS encoding EVE domain-containing protein, with protein sequence MPGNIAKNIPRHWLLKSEPNCFSIDDLAAAPDQTTFWDGVRNYQARNLMREMRVGDQALYYHSQTNPSVVGLAEIVREAYPDHTAWDPQSGHFDPRSTREKPLWDMVDIRLVRKFAHPLPLPMLRTVADLVGMELLRKGSRLSVQPVTESQFKTILRLAEEATEAYS encoded by the coding sequence ATGCCCGGAAACATAGCCAAAAACATTCCCAGACACTGGCTCCTGAAAAGCGAACCCAACTGCTTTTCCATCGATGACCTGGCCGCGGCCCCGGACCAGACCACCTTCTGGGACGGGGTGCGCAATTATCAGGCCCGGAATCTGATGCGCGAGATGCGCGTCGGAGACCAGGCCCTGTACTACCACAGCCAGACCAACCCCTCGGTGGTCGGCCTGGCCGAGATCGTCCGCGAGGCCTATCCGGACCACACGGCCTGGGACCCGCAAAGCGGCCACTTCGATCCCAGATCCACCCGGGAAAAACCGCTCTGGGACATGGTGGACATTCGACTGGTCCGTAAATTCGCCCACCCCTTGCCCCTACCCATGCTGCGCACGGTGGCCGATCTGGTCGGCATGGAACTGCTGCGCAAGGGCAGTCGGCTTTCGGTCCAACCCGTGACCGAGTCTCAGTTCAAGACCATCCTGCGGTTGGCCGAGGAAGCAACGGAGGCATACTCATGA